From a region of the Candidatus Ozemobacteraceae bacterium genome:
- a CDS encoding radical SAM protein: MKVTFIKPNMGLVRGRPYLDRGRMEPLTFAVLAGQLSPDVECVLYDDRFEKIPYEEHTDLVCLNVEIYTARRSYEIAARYRAQGVNVVMGGFHVSMIPEEAAAHADAIMIGDAEGVFPQLVADAAAGRLQRVYQGFFPPMLEGLRTRWDLFDGKSYLPLRLTQFSRGCLNHCRFCATGSLYKRSHCHRPPAEVVAELAEQPNPFLFFVDDNIIGDIDAAKELFRLLIPLRCRWVGQGSLNFTEDPELMDLMKRSGCAGLVVGFESVSPENLHLMGKNCNLQLEGYEPAIRKIREIGFQLWAAFLIGYDHDDQASIRRTVQWAIDQKFCFAAFNILSPYPGTPLYEEMQAQGRLLYDKWWLDDRYHFGDCVFRPARMTPDELTEACFWMRRRFNNPFTIMRRAFDFKTNMKDLWSAITYFSYNPLFRRELFKKHGMVLGYRHKAGRIDSF; the protein is encoded by the coding sequence GTGAAGGTCACGTTCATCAAACCGAACATGGGCCTGGTCCGCGGCCGCCCCTATCTCGACCGCGGGCGGATGGAGCCCCTGACCTTCGCGGTGCTGGCCGGGCAGCTGTCTCCCGACGTCGAGTGCGTTCTGTACGATGACCGGTTCGAGAAGATTCCCTACGAGGAACACACCGACCTGGTCTGCCTGAACGTCGAGATCTACACGGCGCGTCGCTCGTACGAGATCGCCGCGCGGTACCGGGCGCAGGGCGTGAACGTGGTCATGGGCGGCTTCCACGTCTCGATGATTCCCGAGGAGGCCGCCGCTCATGCCGATGCGATCATGATCGGCGACGCCGAGGGGGTCTTCCCGCAACTCGTGGCCGACGCCGCGGCCGGGCGGCTGCAGCGGGTCTACCAGGGTTTCTTCCCCCCGATGCTCGAAGGGCTCAGGACGCGCTGGGACCTGTTCGATGGAAAGAGCTACCTGCCTCTCCGGCTGACCCAGTTCAGCCGCGGCTGTCTGAACCACTGCCGGTTCTGCGCGACCGGGTCGCTGTACAAGCGCTCCCACTGCCATCGCCCTCCGGCCGAGGTGGTCGCCGAGCTGGCCGAACAGCCCAATCCCTTTTTGTTCTTCGTCGACGATAATATCATTGGCGATATAGATGCCGCGAAGGAGCTGTTCCGCCTGCTGATTCCCTTGCGCTGCCGCTGGGTCGGACAGGGAAGCCTGAACTTCACCGAGGATCCCGAGTTGATGGACCTGATGAAGCGGAGCGGTTGCGCCGGGCTGGTGGTCGGGTTCGAGTCGGTGAGCCCCGAAAACCTGCACCTGATGGGCAAAAACTGCAACCTCCAGCTGGAGGGGTACGAGCCGGCGATACGAAAGATCAGGGAGATCGGATTCCAGCTCTGGGCCGCGTTCCTGATCGGCTACGACCACGACGACCAGGCTTCGATCCGCCGGACCGTCCAGTGGGCCATCGACCAGAAGTTCTGCTTCGCCGCCTTCAACATCCTCAGCCCCTACCCGGGAACGCCGCTCTATGAGGAGATGCAGGCCCAGGGGCGGCTTCTGTATGACAAATGGTGGCTCGACGACCGGTATCATTTCGGGGACTGCGTCTTCCGCCCCGCCCGGATGACGCCCGACGAGCTGACCGAGGCCTGTTTCTGGATGCGCCGGCGGTTCAACAACCCGTTCACGATCATGCGCCGGGCCTTCGATTTCAAGACCAACATGAAGGACCTGTGGAGCGCGATCACCTACTTTTCCTACAACCCGCTTTTCAGGCGGGAACTCTTCAAGAAACACGGCATGGTGCTGGGCTATCGCCACAAAGCCGGACGTATTGATTCCTTCTAA
- a CDS encoding response regulator, with protein sequence MGADHVPGSARRFTIPWEKITERTHVGVLTPEVSQSIELMADGVVDALCRNRCTICCVSEKHAKALRERLDFRCIDHRAATADGRLRWLETSTGKNLTETVTAVFNIRPHAEPPLVLVLPAWSSVHRKPAAMRALEATLCDLILTGKARIVCFYPVTCHTKGVLVSAMDSHRLLWFEGEFSHNPFHMPLHTRKSRHRAEEMFRQRIEALRIARRIGEVHGMDPATSHELNNLLAAIVGNTEILQLTLPASTSIYEQLNTIHEAARKAAQICRRIPLAEASPAPSGTPPEHRPAEPPKQPAPKPLAPTWQGRGTVLLVDDEETIRIVGKQILERIGFKVLTASDGLEAVHLCKRFSEEIRIVILDLLMPNMTGEEAFVEIRHMTDNLPVIIASGLGAEEIARKFPRDDRLATLPKPYGILELSQILKKLLGDEESRPESVS encoded by the coding sequence ATGGGTGCAGATCATGTGCCCGGTTCGGCCCGAAGGTTCACCATTCCCTGGGAGAAAATAACCGAACGGACGCATGTCGGCGTCCTCACCCCCGAAGTGAGCCAGAGCATCGAGCTGATGGCGGACGGCGTCGTCGATGCGCTTTGTCGCAATCGTTGCACGATCTGCTGCGTCAGCGAAAAACACGCAAAAGCGCTCCGGGAGCGCCTCGACTTCCGATGCATCGACCACCGTGCGGCGACGGCCGACGGCCGGCTGCGATGGCTCGAAACCTCGACGGGCAAAAACCTGACGGAGACCGTGACGGCCGTTTTCAACATCAGGCCGCACGCGGAACCGCCCCTCGTGCTGGTGCTTCCGGCCTGGAGTTCCGTTCACCGGAAGCCGGCCGCCATGCGCGCCCTCGAAGCGACGCTGTGCGACCTCATCCTGACGGGAAAAGCGCGCATCGTCTGCTTCTACCCCGTCACCTGCCATACGAAAGGCGTTCTGGTCTCGGCCATGGATTCGCACCGCCTGCTCTGGTTCGAAGGGGAGTTCTCGCATAATCCCTTCCACATGCCCCTCCACACGCGAAAATCGAGGCATCGGGCCGAGGAGATGTTCCGCCAGCGCATCGAGGCGTTGCGCATCGCCAGGCGCATCGGTGAAGTCCACGGCATGGATCCCGCCACCTCCCACGAGTTGAACAATCTGCTGGCGGCGATCGTCGGCAACACCGAGATCCTTCAGCTCACGCTTCCGGCCAGCACCTCGATCTACGAGCAGTTGAACACGATTCACGAGGCGGCAAGAAAGGCCGCGCAGATCTGCCGCCGCATTCCCCTCGCGGAAGCGTCTCCCGCCCCGTCGGGAACGCCGCCGGAGCACAGGCCCGCCGAACCCCCGAAACAGCCGGCTCCGAAACCGCTTGCGCCCACCTGGCAGGGCCGGGGAACCGTCCTTCTGGTCGATGACGAGGAAACGATCCGCATCGTCGGAAAGCAGATCCTCGAGCGGATCGGCTTCAAGGTTCTCACGGCCTCGGACGGCCTGGAGGCGGTTCATTTGTGCAAGCGTTTCAGCGAGGAGATCCGCATCGTCATTCTCGATCTGCTGATGCCGAACATGACCGGGGAAGAAGCTTTCGTCGAGATACGCCACATGACGGACAACCTGCCGGTCATCATCGCGAGCGGCCTCGGCGCGGAAGAGATCGCCCGGAAATTCCCGCGCGACGACCGGCTCGCGACCCTGCCCAAGCCCTACGGCATCCTCGAACTGTCGCAAATCCTCAAGAAACTCCTCGGCGACGAAGAGAGCCGGCCGGAAAGCGTGAGCTAA
- a CDS encoding phosphatidylserine/phosphatidylglycerophosphate/cardiolipin synthase family protein, translating into MEKMTRMFFVLLALVLVCVGSAQAARPQPVPSANVEECFDRMTADVDQKALVRFLPENVTAWYARWNIMENAKRSIDTTYFIVEPDIFGKSMLGMLLKKAREGVEIRLMVDARGTKGLARKFFGQDILQELAKFKNVTIRVYNPVSSKLLAAFDDIRKITASNHDKILLVDGEYLITGGRNISMNYFVDPQDVPTVYRDTDVVIRSKLVAQQAREAFESEFKSGSNFTIGGDALGNIDDMHRHLDIAYQAMRRFMMGSGLFELKNPEKFSSETRSLVGAVNAELKLYPRLVGYASFRLFQGEHAWPVRLLDKHSRTGFKNEITFNLTALMDSSKREIIIQNPYVVLTPEAEAALQRANDRGVKIIIQTNSPMSSDSLLTQAMFLGDWRQILKKMPNVQIFAYKLQNKLHSKVFVFDRSVAVVGTYNMDYVSEQINSEEVAVIKSKPFATQVAKRIEEDMRNSHQYQIEVQADGSIKTLFGPESHSDPKVLDRLKLLMRLNWLRPLI; encoded by the coding sequence ATGGAAAAAATGACCCGAATGTTCTTCGTTCTTCTCGCTCTGGTGCTGGTTTGCGTCGGTTCGGCGCAGGCCGCCAGGCCCCAGCCGGTGCCGTCCGCCAACGTCGAGGAGTGCTTCGACCGCATGACGGCCGACGTCGACCAGAAGGCGCTCGTCCGCTTCCTGCCCGAGAACGTCACCGCGTGGTATGCCCGCTGGAACATCATGGAGAACGCGAAACGCTCGATCGACACGACGTATTTCATCGTCGAGCCTGATATTTTCGGCAAGAGCATGCTCGGCATGCTCCTGAAAAAGGCCCGCGAAGGCGTCGAGATCCGCCTCATGGTCGACGCGCGCGGCACCAAGGGCCTCGCCCGCAAGTTCTTCGGCCAGGATATCCTGCAGGAACTGGCAAAGTTCAAGAACGTGACGATCCGCGTCTACAACCCCGTCAGTTCGAAACTGCTCGCCGCGTTCGACGACATCCGCAAGATCACCGCCAGCAACCATGACAAGATCCTGCTCGTGGACGGCGAATACCTGATCACCGGCGGCCGCAACATCTCGATGAACTACTTCGTCGACCCGCAGGACGTTCCGACCGTGTATCGCGACACCGACGTCGTCATCCGCAGCAAGCTCGTCGCCCAGCAGGCGCGCGAGGCCTTCGAGTCCGAGTTCAAGAGCGGCAGCAACTTCACCATCGGCGGAGACGCGCTCGGGAACATCGACGACATGCACCGCCACCTCGATATCGCCTACCAGGCGATGCGCCGGTTCATGATGGGAAGCGGCCTCTTCGAGCTGAAGAACCCCGAAAAGTTCTCCTCCGAGACCCGTTCGCTGGTCGGCGCCGTGAACGCCGAACTCAAGCTGTATCCGCGCCTCGTCGGCTACGCGAGTTTCCGCCTGTTCCAGGGCGAGCACGCCTGGCCCGTCCGCCTGCTCGACAAGCACTCCCGCACCGGGTTCAAAAACGAGATCACCTTCAACCTGACGGCCCTCATGGATTCGTCGAAGCGTGAGATCATCATCCAGAACCCCTACGTCGTTCTCACGCCCGAGGCCGAAGCGGCCCTGCAGCGCGCCAACGACCGCGGCGTGAAGATCATCATCCAGACGAACTCGCCGATGAGCTCCGACAGTCTCCTGACGCAGGCGATGTTCCTGGGCGACTGGCGCCAGATTCTCAAGAAGATGCCCAACGTCCAGATTTTCGCCTACAAACTGCAGAACAAGCTCCACTCGAAGGTGTTCGTGTTCGACCGCTCCGTCGCCGTCGTCGGCACGTATAACATGGACTATGTAAGCGAGCAGATCAACTCCGAGGAAGTCGCCGTCATCAAGTCGAAGCCCTTCGCGACCCAGGTCGCCAAGCGCATCGAGGAAGACATGCGCAACTCGCACCAGTACCAGATCGAAGTCCAGGCCGACGGCTCGATCAAGACGCTGTTCGGGCCCGAAAGCCACTCCGACCCCAAGGTGCTCGACCGCCTCAAGCTGCTGATGCGCCTCAACTGGCTCCGCCCGCTGATCTGA
- a CDS encoding glutamine synthetase III — MSGINRYFGELTFNRSVMREKLNRAAYEKLQATIQSGTPLDESIADEVAHAMKEWAIGNGATHFTHWFQPQRGGTAEKHDAFISYGENGELIERFSAKQLIQSEPDASSFPSGGIRSTFEARGYTAWDPTSPAFLQETGETRTLVVPSVFLSWTGDVLDLKTPFLRSMRALNDTNIRLQRLLGNRLAKKTIVYTGPEQEYFVVSRKLFETRPDLRICGRTLFGAAPAKGQQMEDHYFGSIHRKMLKFMEDLDRELYRRGIPSKTRHNEVSPNQFELAPLFEEANLAIDHNLQVMDIMKHVAMRHDFVVLLHEKPFAGVNGSGKHVNWSIGDSTGANYLEPSASPLKNITFLLTLGAMMIGVDMYGGLLRASVADAGNDHRLGANEAPPAIMSIYLGEYLTQLVDEIAGMGKLNEQTMAHINMGVRNLPRVTRDYSDRNRTSPIAFTGNKFEFRAVGSSQNCSEAVTSLNLAVTYGFYTIEKRLAALKSPRDIKERAITVLRDVFRETRRVRFEGNGYSSQWHAEAAKRCLPNARNTPEAVKVYLEKSVGELMDRTHVLTARELHAKVEVKLETYVKTKEIEYKTAVNMARTLILPALTRQITATAGAAGAVKAAGLTSKKLIEETKRFEKLFSEIQDRADALESVIEAASGKKNSHEHADFLACDGEKALGELRACVDRAEQTVAAEFWPMAKYQELLTVL, encoded by the coding sequence ATGTCAGGCATCAACAGGTATTTCGGCGAACTGACCTTCAACCGTTCCGTCATGCGCGAGAAGCTCAACCGCGCGGCGTATGAAAAACTTCAGGCGACGATTCAGAGCGGAACGCCGCTCGACGAGTCGATCGCCGACGAAGTCGCGCACGCGATGAAGGAGTGGGCGATCGGCAACGGGGCGACCCATTTCACCCACTGGTTCCAGCCCCAGCGCGGCGGCACCGCCGAGAAGCACGATGCCTTCATCAGCTACGGCGAGAACGGCGAGTTGATCGAGCGGTTCTCGGCCAAGCAGCTGATCCAGTCTGAACCTGACGCCTCGTCGTTCCCGTCGGGCGGCATCCGATCGACGTTCGAAGCCCGCGGCTACACCGCCTGGGATCCGACCTCGCCGGCCTTCCTCCAGGAAACCGGTGAAACCCGGACGCTCGTCGTTCCCTCGGTTTTCCTCTCCTGGACCGGCGACGTGCTCGACCTGAAAACGCCCTTCCTTCGGTCGATGCGCGCGCTGAACGACACGAACATCCGCCTCCAGCGGCTTCTGGGAAACCGTCTGGCGAAGAAAACCATCGTCTATACGGGGCCCGAGCAGGAGTATTTCGTCGTCTCCCGCAAACTCTTCGAAACCCGGCCCGATCTGCGCATCTGCGGTCGCACGCTGTTCGGCGCGGCCCCCGCGAAGGGCCAGCAGATGGAGGACCATTACTTCGGCTCGATCCACCGCAAGATGCTGAAATTCATGGAAGACCTCGATCGGGAACTGTACCGGCGCGGCATTCCCTCGAAGACCCGCCACAACGAGGTGTCGCCGAACCAGTTCGAGCTGGCGCCGCTGTTCGAAGAGGCGAACCTCGCCATCGACCACAACCTCCAGGTGATGGACATCATGAAGCACGTCGCCATGCGGCACGATTTCGTCGTCCTGCTGCACGAGAAGCCCTTCGCTGGCGTCAACGGCTCGGGCAAGCACGTGAACTGGTCGATCGGCGATTCCACCGGAGCGAACTACCTCGAGCCGTCCGCCTCGCCTCTCAAGAACATCACCTTCCTCCTCACGCTGGGAGCAATGATGATCGGCGTCGACATGTACGGCGGACTCCTCCGCGCAAGCGTGGCGGACGCCGGCAACGATCACCGCCTCGGGGCGAACGAGGCTCCGCCCGCCATCATGTCGATCTATCTCGGTGAATATCTAACACAACTCGTCGACGAGATCGCCGGCATGGGCAAGCTGAACGAGCAGACCATGGCCCACATCAACATGGGCGTGCGCAACCTGCCGCGCGTCACGCGCGACTACTCCGACAGGAACCGCACCTCGCCCATCGCGTTCACCGGCAACAAGTTTGAATTCCGCGCCGTCGGCTCGTCGCAGAACTGCTCCGAGGCGGTCACGTCGCTGAACCTGGCCGTCACGTACGGGTTCTACACCATCGAGAAGCGGCTGGCGGCCCTCAAGAGCCCCCGCGACATCAAGGAACGGGCGATCACCGTGCTGAGGGACGTCTTCCGGGAAACGCGCCGCGTGCGGTTCGAGGGAAACGGGTATTCGAGCCAGTGGCACGCCGAAGCCGCGAAGCGCTGCCTGCCCAATGCCCGGAACACCCCCGAGGCCGTCAAGGTGTATCTCGAGAAGAGCGTCGGCGAGCTGATGGACAGAACGCACGTCCTCACCGCCCGCGAGCTTCACGCCAAGGTCGAGGTGAAGCTCGAGACCTACGTGAAGACGAAGGAGATCGAATACAAGACCGCCGTCAACATGGCCCGCACCCTGATCCTGCCAGCTCTCACCCGGCAGATCACCGCGACCGCCGGCGCCGCCGGCGCCGTCAAGGCGGCCGGCCTCACGTCAAAAAAGTTGATCGAAGAGACGAAGCGGTTCGAAAAGCTCTTCTCGGAGATCCAGGACCGTGCCGATGCTCTCGAAAGCGTCATCGAAGCTGCATCCGGGAAGAAAAACTCCCACGAACACGCCGACTTCCTCGCCTGTGACGGCGAAAAGGCGCTCGGCGAGCTTCGAGCCTGCGTCGACCGGGCGGAGCAGACGGTCGCCGCCGAGTTCTGGCCGATGGCCAAATACCAGGAACTCCTCACCGTCCTGTAG
- a CDS encoding EFR1 family ferrodoxin (N-terminal region resembles flavodoxins. C-terminal ferrodoxin region binds two 4Fe-4S clusters.) has translation MNDIIWYFTGTGNSLAAARRAATALGGDVELKPIASAPAGAVEIAAARLGFVFPVYSFGLPRVVKEFVERIGSIRADRVFAIATCGSASGGTLAQLRKLLETKGARLDAAAAVVYPGNCIPLHAAPTEEQCKKMISAGNEAVDNFMADVTAGRQRPPGFFAGVNEVLFRPMYAGFLSSVRRSDRFLKAEETCTRCGVCMKICPVGNIAVGPDGRPIWGGRCEACYACLNFCPVEAIQYGWLTRGRRRYRHPDVTPSDLAAQSGKKA, from the coding sequence ATGAACGATATCATCTGGTATTTTACGGGAACCGGAAATTCCCTCGCTGCCGCCCGGCGGGCGGCGACGGCCCTCGGAGGCGATGTCGAGTTGAAGCCTATCGCCTCAGCCCCGGCCGGCGCGGTCGAGATCGCCGCGGCCAGGCTCGGCTTCGTTTTCCCGGTCTACTCGTTCGGGCTTCCCCGCGTCGTGAAGGAGTTCGTCGAGCGCATCGGCTCGATCAGGGCCGACCGCGTGTTCGCGATCGCGACCTGCGGAAGCGCTTCCGGAGGAACGCTCGCCCAGTTGCGAAAACTGCTGGAAACGAAAGGCGCGCGTCTCGACGCCGCCGCCGCGGTCGTCTACCCGGGAAACTGCATTCCCCTGCATGCCGCGCCCACGGAAGAACAGTGCAAAAAGATGATCTCCGCGGGGAACGAGGCCGTCGACAACTTCATGGCGGACGTCACGGCCGGCCGCCAACGGCCGCCCGGCTTCTTTGCCGGTGTCAACGAGGTGCTGTTCCGGCCGATGTATGCAGGGTTCCTGTCATCCGTGCGGCGGAGCGACCGGTTTCTGAAGGCCGAAGAGACATGCACCCGGTGCGGGGTGTGCATGAAAATCTGCCCGGTGGGGAACATCGCGGTGGGGCCCGACGGACGGCCCATCTGGGGCGGCCGGTGCGAAGCCTGTTACGCCTGCCTGAACTTCTGCCCCGTCGAGGCGATCCAGTACGGCTGGCTGACGCGCGGCCGGCGGCGCTACCGGCATCCGGACGTGACGCCGTCCGATCTCGCAGCCCAATCGGGAAAAAAGGCTTAG
- a CDS encoding two-component regulator propeller domain-containing protein, with product MSRIFLLLARAVAVVLFCPALACASTWQTYTVDSGLPGQRVLSFAVKKNQMAVGTDNGIAVFSGDSCLWTVVPLPDEVASCEVRDLGYDRNGNLWAATARGLINIQSQRVLVYGAGDRLPNVDVQRLQIVGDWIFVGCFGGFVARAAVPSSGKASFVAVNYDANAPDDSLKIRSVGVSGLGMLDTSRGWFSTLGEGMVEVMGSSQTILSREQGLMSDWVEAFWLFKGGQDSQHILAVSSGEMALIKDGRLLQSMAFPEPAAWLTALAAFDEKQEYKPSETISEEERTLRAFLGDRTIWVGTKNHGLWRRRNGEWTQYLPGNSRLLSATILRLYPLQQRLVVCTDQGLVIVPLTSHQYDEFAKQGIGSRNFKTLFPMPPLKAAMIRFNQILRSTDMWFSHQHGLSRFISASGLFQGMLHDNPEVTGSVDSDWTFTSLLAGEDNTTPGGAPTQRPGERAWQMYSTRYFVDKAEDLPIYSDDITCMTVTPENHVFMIFEKKVFARLRMIPLPPRSRDDEERREKPQWDYFTGSIPWGDCKLLSVWHHNGRLFVGTEGDGFYVLTNPSCIENDPKAYDWKKYGTLEGLVETTVTGFTTWNPGGNPLTVLMHPKAVTVWNETSFDPLILPGNPSFTCLAGDSQGNLWLGTKTGLLRVHDDMRVSSYSGMRVGFDSDHITAIGVVPAKTGQPVGIWVANDQLADRMEIDSLANGSDQPPNVITRDGKKVLLELEIDGSSLHFFDGLVWDKWKVPGVRSMYIDDEFLWLSTNIRVRRLRLR from the coding sequence GTGAGTCGGATATTCCTGCTTTTGGCCCGTGCCGTGGCCGTTGTTCTCTTCTGCCCGGCGCTGGCGTGCGCGTCGACCTGGCAGACATACACCGTCGACTCGGGGTTGCCGGGGCAACGGGTGCTGTCTTTCGCGGTCAAGAAGAACCAGATGGCGGTGGGCACCGACAATGGAATCGCCGTTTTCAGCGGCGATTCCTGTCTTTGGACGGTCGTCCCCCTTCCCGACGAGGTCGCCTCCTGCGAGGTCCGGGATCTCGGCTATGACCGCAACGGCAATCTCTGGGCGGCTACGGCGCGCGGCCTGATCAACATCCAGTCGCAGCGGGTGCTGGTCTACGGGGCCGGGGACAGGCTTCCCAACGTCGATGTCCAGCGGCTTCAGATCGTCGGTGACTGGATCTTCGTCGGCTGTTTCGGCGGGTTCGTGGCCCGCGCCGCCGTGCCGTCGTCCGGCAAGGCCTCGTTCGTCGCGGTCAATTACGATGCCAACGCGCCCGACGACAGCCTCAAGATCCGGTCGGTCGGCGTCAGCGGGCTCGGGATGCTGGATACCAGTCGCGGCTGGTTTTCCACGCTTGGCGAGGGCATGGTCGAAGTGATGGGGTCCAGCCAGACCATCCTCTCCCGCGAGCAGGGCCTGATGTCGGATTGGGTCGAGGCATTCTGGCTTTTCAAGGGAGGGCAGGATTCCCAGCATATCCTGGCGGTGTCGTCCGGTGAGATGGCCCTGATCAAGGACGGCAGGCTTCTGCAGAGCATGGCCTTCCCCGAGCCGGCGGCATGGCTGACCGCGCTGGCCGCCTTCGACGAAAAACAAGAGTACAAGCCGTCGGAAACGATCAGCGAGGAAGAACGGACACTCCGCGCCTTCCTCGGGGACAGGACGATCTGGGTGGGAACCAAAAACCACGGGTTGTGGCGCCGTCGAAACGGCGAATGGACCCAGTATCTTCCCGGAAACAGCCGTCTGCTGTCGGCGACCATTCTGCGTTTGTATCCGCTGCAGCAACGGCTTGTTGTCTGCACCGACCAGGGACTCGTCATCGTGCCCCTGACCAGCCACCAGTACGACGAGTTCGCCAAGCAGGGAATCGGCAGCAGGAACTTCAAAACCCTTTTCCCCATGCCTCCGCTCAAGGCCGCCATGATTCGTTTCAACCAGATTCTCCGGTCCACGGACATGTGGTTTTCCCACCAGCATGGGCTGTCACGCTTCATCAGCGCCAGCGGACTGTTCCAGGGCATGCTGCACGACAACCCCGAAGTGACGGGAAGCGTCGATTCCGACTGGACGTTCACCTCTCTCCTGGCCGGCGAAGACAACACCACGCCCGGAGGCGCCCCGACGCAGCGCCCCGGAGAACGAGCATGGCAGATGTATTCCACCCGCTATTTCGTCGACAAGGCGGAGGATCTGCCGATCTATTCCGACGACATCACCTGCATGACCGTCACCCCGGAAAATCACGTCTTCATGATCTTCGAAAAAAAGGTGTTCGCGCGCCTGCGCATGATTCCTCTGCCGCCCAGGTCGCGGGACGACGAAGAGCGCCGTGAAAAGCCGCAATGGGATTACTTTACGGGATCGATTCCATGGGGCGATTGCAAGCTGCTGTCCGTGTGGCATCACAACGGCAGGCTCTTCGTCGGCACCGAGGGTGATGGCTTCTATGTCCTGACCAATCCGTCCTGTATCGAGAACGATCCGAAAGCCTACGACTGGAAAAAGTACGGCACGCTCGAGGGGCTTGTCGAAACCACGGTCACCGGCTTCACGACGTGGAACCCGGGCGGGAACCCATTGACCGTCCTCATGCATCCGAAAGCCGTCACCGTGTGGAACGAAACATCCTTCGATCCCCTCATCCTGCCCGGCAACCCCTCGTTCACCTGCCTGGCCGGCGATTCGCAGGGGAATCTCTGGCTGGGAACAAAAACCGGCCTGTTGCGGGTTCACGATGACATGCGCGTTTCCAGCTATTCCGGAATGCGGGTCGGCTTCGACTCTGATCACATCACCGCCATCGGCGTGGTTCCCGCCAAAACGGGACAACCGGTCGGCATCTGGGTCGCCAACGACCAGCTCGCCGACAGGATGGAGATTGATTCCCTTGCGAATGGTTCCGATCAGCCCCCCAACGTCATCACGCGCGACGGGAAAAAAGTCCTGCTCGAACTCGAAATCGACGGGTCGTCCCTCCACTTTTTCGACGGGCTCGTCTGGGACAAATGGAAAGTCCCCGGCGTCCGGTCGATGTACATCGATGACGAGTTTCTCTGGCTCTCCACCAATATCCGCGTGCGCCGACTGCGCCTGCGGTGA
- a CDS encoding aminopeptidase P family protein, giving the protein MFPAATYSARRRELRARFGNGLLLFPGNGGTPMNYAANTYAFRQDSSFLYYWGLAEPGLFAVVDLDLGREIVFGDDITLDDEIWMGPCAPLSVRAASAGVTETEPLAALEGYLAAALCAKRPIRFLPPYRAETKLQLERLLGIAASRLSSYASAEFIRAVVAQRIVKSPEEVAQIEAALEISGAMYGKILQLLRPDTIEQELVGAAEGVVLAAGSRTSFPTILSIRGETLHNHHHGNRMKAGDLLLVDSGAESPLCYASDITRTFPVSGRFEPRQKEIYEIVLAAQTKAIEMMRPGVSYRDVHLSAAKVIAEGLTAVGLMRGDPAAAVAAGAHALFFPHGLGHALGLDVHDMEGLGETYVGYDEEHVRSDQFGLAYLRFARRLEVGHVMTVEPGIYFIPTLIAVWKKEAKHAAFIDYAAVERYAGFGGIRIEDDVLITPDGRRVLGPAIPKTVAQIESALAQ; this is encoded by the coding sequence ATGTTCCCAGCCGCCACCTACTCGGCCCGGCGCAGAGAGCTGCGCGCACGCTTCGGCAACGGTCTTCTGCTTTTCCCGGGAAACGGCGGGACGCCGATGAACTACGCGGCCAACACGTATGCGTTCCGGCAGGACAGTTCCTTCCTCTACTACTGGGGGCTCGCCGAGCCGGGCCTGTTCGCGGTCGTCGATCTCGATCTCGGCCGGGAGATCGTGTTCGGGGACGACATCACCCTCGACGACGAGATCTGGATGGGGCCGTGCGCGCCTCTTTCCGTCCGCGCGGCCTCGGCCGGCGTGACGGAAACCGAGCCGCTCGCCGCGCTCGAGGGGTATCTCGCCGCGGCCCTGTGCGCGAAACGGCCGATCCGTTTCCTGCCCCCGTATCGCGCCGAAACGAAGCTCCAGCTCGAGCGCCTGCTCGGCATCGCGGCTTCGCGCCTGAGCTCGTATGCGTCGGCGGAATTCATCCGGGCGGTCGTCGCCCAACGTATCGTGAAAAGCCCCGAGGAAGTCGCCCAGATCGAGGCGGCCCTCGAGATCAGCGGTGCGATGTACGGGAAGATCCTGCAGCTGCTGCGCCCCGACACGATCGAGCAGGAACTGGTCGGCGCCGCCGAAGGCGTGGTTCTCGCCGCGGGCTCGCGCACGTCGTTTCCGACGATCCTGTCGATCCGGGGCGAGACGCTTCACAACCATCACCACGGGAACCGCATGAAGGCCGGCGATCTGCTGCTCGTCGACTCGGGCGCCGAGTCGCCGCTCTGCTACGCGAGCGACATCACCCGGACGTTCCCGGTATCAGGCCGGTTCGAGCCGCGGCAGAAGGAGATCTACGAGATCGTTCTGGCGGCACAGACAAAGGCGATCGAGATGATGCGGCCGGGCGTTTCGTACCGAGACGTCCACCTGTCGGCCGCGAAGGTCATCGCCGAGGGCCTGACGGCTGTCGGCCTCATGCGGGGCGATCCGGCCGCCGCCGTCGCCGCCGGCGCGCACGCGCTGTTCTTCCCGCACGGACTCGGTCACGCGCTCGGCCTCGACGTGCATGACATGGAAGGACTCGGTGAAACCTACGTCGGATACGACGAGGAGCACGTGCGAAGCGACCAGTTCGGCCTCGCCTACCTGCGTTTCGCGCGGCGGCTCGAGGTCGGCCACGTGATGACCGTCGAGCCCGGCATCTACTTCATCCCGACGCTGATCGCGGTCTGGAAGAAGGAAGCGAAACACGCCGCGTTCATCGACTACGCCGCCGTCGAGCGCTACGCCGGCTTCGGCGGCATCCGCATCGAGGACGACGTGCTCATCACTCCCGACGGCCGCCGCGTCCTCGGCCCGGCCATCCCCAAAACCGTCGCCCAGATCGAATCCGCCCTCGCACAATAG